The DNA segment GTGTTAGTGTCGACGGCATCAGTGTTGCTCCACACAGGTTTGCGTTTCTCCAGGAACGCCCGGATGCCCTCCTGACCGTCCCGCAGGGTCAGGTTCTCCAGCATGGCGGCGGCAGCAGAGGCGTAGGCTGCGTCCCGGCCCAGAGTCACCTGTCTGTGAAACACGGCCTTCCCCAGAGCCACCACGGGCCGACTGCTCTCACACACCCTCCGGGCCACGGCCAGCGTCTCCTGCTCCAGCTGCTCCTCCGGCACCACCTTACTGACCAGCCCATGCAGCAGAGCGTCCTGAGCCGAGACCGGACGGCCCGTCAGCAGCATCAGCATTGCAACCTGGACACAGGGCACAGACTGCACTCGAGGGGACATGACCACACTTTctcctacatttacatttacatttgtgaccctggaccacaaaacctgtcataaTCAGATTTAATACATGATTCATACACCAATAATAAACAAGCTTCCCAGTGATGTGTgctttgttatgataggacaatatttggctgagatgcaacttgaatctgagggagcaaaaaaaatctaaatattgagaaaatcatctttaaagttgttcaaatgaattcttagcaatgcatattactaatcacaatttaagttttgatttatttacggtggaacatgatctttacttaatatcctaatgattttttgcagttttaaatttttatacaaattttataaaattgcaatttacaacaatgacattttttaattagctaaaatattaataataagtctTCTGTGGTTTgatcatttgaaaatattataactattatcaaacataatttttttttacagtacaattatttaattttataattattttatacttcTACTGCTACTAATTATTAGTAAATGCTctgatattatttaataacattatacTTTTTATCTTAAACTGTATAACTGTAATTGACAACAGGagataaattaataacattactaattatcattatatttttataatattataatgatcaaatatacagttttgtatttttcactaatggattttttattttatagttaaatttaaaaatagtatataaaaaatagttgataatatattttttatttaatgttacaaatgtaatttacaacagtaatatatttcagtcttctttattataattagttcaaataataaaaaaaatatttattactattataataataattataattgttgttattaataataatattagtattatcattaatgttgcattaaattattgaaatatacaCTTCAAATCTCAGCAGGTACTACAAGTTAGTATCTTTCTTTAGATCCGTGTCTAAATGTTAGTGAAGGTTATGAGCatcccccccctctctctctctcgtcctctcctctctctcctccgtctcctctctctctcctcccatctctctgtctctctctctcatctgtccctcttctctctctcatctcgCTCCCTCTCTCCTCAAAAAGTCTCAACATCTCTCCTCctctcgcctctctctctctctcactcctctcgccctctctctctctgtctctctctctctctctgtctctctctctctcatatataatTAATCTGGCTGTGTTGTGACACACAGAGGAGTGAGCTGACCTTTCTAGGCACCGCTCGTCCTAAAGCCACTCCAGGTGTGGAGCAGAACAGGCCCACGTTGACTCCAGGTGTGGCAAAAGTGGATTTATCCGTCGCTATAGCGATATCACAGCTGGCCACTAACTGGCATCCCGCCGCTGTGGCAACACCGTTCACCATAGCGATGACCGGCACTGGGATGTCCTGGATCAGGGTCATGACCTTTGAGAAAGAGCACAGTTTATTCcactgcattcacacacacacacacacacacactcctgttcTTATGAATGGGAAGTAATATATCGGAATAGCCCcgccttctaaatgaaagagccaatcgctgattggtaaagtcattgcatcacCGCAGCAGGCTTCAGAAGACCTCTGACCTCTGAGCAGGTCTGGAACACCCTGCTGTGATAGTCGCGGCCCCGAGCGGCCGTCAGCTCCTTCAGGTCGTGACCCGCGGAGAACACGGGGCCCCGCgctgcagagacacacacacacacacacacacacacagttactgcgGCCGCCGGGGTCTAGCCCATCTTCCTCCAGAGGAACGTGAATGTTTGCCTGATATGATGATGACACGCAGATCGTCTGAGAGCGAGTCTGTCCGCAGGTTTTCTCTCAGAGACTCCAGCATGGGCAGAGACAGAGCGTTCCTCTTCTCAGGGTTATTCAGGACGatcctcctgcacacacacacacacacacacacacacctttacttTACAGTACAATTGCAATTTACAATACTAATGTATTATTGTAGtcactttacattttttaagcataataattattgaataactaataatatctgaataataataaaataatttaaaataataacttaaaacaataaaaaaaattaatttaaaataatacattaaatttagttaaaataataCTACTTTGTCTTATTTGATAACATTTtagctattttatataataataattcattatttaaaatcaaatattaatatttaattttatagtcaaatttaaatgtattcataattttatttaaataataaaataaataaataataataattggataaCTAATAATagttgaaaaaaaattctgatttttacaaaatttaaaaaaaaaaattttgcagtAATTTAAAACACATATATTAGTCTTCgttttataacaacaacaacaacaacaatattaaataatatattagatttttttttttacttttaatttgtcAGGACAGACTAAATAATGATTCACAAACTGAGACTGAAGTGCGTGCTAGACATGTACCtgatgaaatataatataaagtgcgcatcataactagaaaaaaatgcatattcacaACAATAACAGTTCGACACGACTAATACACGTTTTGTCAATTGTTGTGTAGTGTACTGTTTTCTGTATAAACAATGGCATTTGCTTTAGCACTTAACTTTAAGACAGAACTAATTCTGATTTAAGTGTTCAAATAATGTTAGGGTCACAGTAATGAATTCGACGGTGGCTTGtttggggtcagaggtcacgcgAGCACCTGATTCCGTCCTGCTGTTCTCTGAGGGTCAGAGATGAAGAAGCAGCGCTCATCTTCCTCCTCAAGATCCTCCAAGACGCCCCGCTGCACTTCAGAAGGTACGACGCTTTGTACAATCCGCCTGAAATCATATTTGATTACTGCTGAAATGAGTACAGTATAGTAGACAGCTGCACCACCGGATATGCGGaagtatattcaaaataaaagtctttttgttttttaattgcgAAACAGTGAATGCTCGCAAACGCAAACACACCGCGGATGAAAGAGCAACGATTATAATAATCAACACAGCTAAATAAAGCAATGTAATAgtaattaaataactaataaagaTGTCGGGGGTGGAATTTATATATAGTAGAAAtgtctgttaaaaataaattttgatgtAATTCACACAgtaaaccaaaatatatataaacaaataaaaaataaaattaacaaataaaaaaaataataagtaaataaaaggaGCAAAAAGTTTTCTTCAAAGACGCAATTATAAACAGCTTCTCACCCAAACCCACAATTTATTAcagatgtaaaatatatttataataaacgaAATGGGTGATTTGACACTTTTTTCTTGATTTGACACTTTTTtcaaatactatataaaataataaaaaataaatgtaaaatatatttataataaacgaAATGGGTGATTTgacacttttttctgtttttttttttaatggtaaatactatataaattaatgaaaaataaggtTTTCCTCTGACTAGAAATAAAGACGTAGAGATAATTAACATCAGTACAGTTCAAACTGTTTGGTTAAGTTTATTTGACTCgctttaaaaaaactaacaaagcAGGAGATAAAACAACGATAGAGAATTATAGAGTCAGTaggacttttattatattttttatttggtttatcggtctaaaattcttctaaaaaaaaatgttaaatattttgttaaataattttgaatcGCTGCATAATAATTTAACTTAAAGGTTTTCTCTGTCTAAAATGAAAGATGCAGAAATAAACACCAGCGGTGTAATTCTCACAATTCACCACAGGAGGGCGCTCAGctataacaatatatttctgcTGAAGAAAAGGGCGGTTTTCCAGATGATTTATTGTTGCACAGGGTcggaattaatttattaaataatatgaaataaattcaaaGTAATTTAGTGCGAGGTTTTCCTCTGATTCGTTTTAAATCTGTAGAAATAAATCGTTTTAATGTAATTCACACAATGCACCACAGGAGGGCGAAGAAACTcgaattataaatgtatattacagatgtacaaaaatatatttttagtaagttAAAGGGGTAATTTTACATTCCTCTCATGGTAATtgacaatttattaaatattataagtcaatgcaaaataaatttaatgcatttattgttttcCCATACCTAGAATAAAAGCTACAAATAATTAACAGCAGTGTAATTCATACAGTTCACAACAGGAGTTTGATTTGATTCgcctttcaaaaatgtaatatttgttaaataaaaaagaataataataataatatattttgtcgATGCACAGTAtaatcaataatttattaaatattcttgaaaaaaaaaatatttaacataaagtTGCATCGGTGTAATTCACACAACTCACCACAAGAAGGCGCAcagatatacaggtgctggtcatataattagaatatcatcaaaaagttgatttcactaattccattcaaaaagtgaaacttgtatattatattcattcattacacacagactgatatatttcaaatgtttatttcttttcattttcatgattacaactgacaactaaagaaaatcccaaattctCTTTCTCCGACTTCTAAAATACTCCAGACACAGGCTGAGTCCACAactcttttattaatattgataacCCCCTCAGCAGCAGATGTCTCCTGCTGAACGCTGCAGGATCTGATCCAGGACTCCACAGACGGACACCTGCACCTTTGACCGTTCGCACCAATATAAACCAGtcgttttctcacacacacacacacacacacactctggtgTCTCCTCACATCTGTGCCGGAATCACCCCTGCTTCTCCTGACACACAGCAAGCAGAGATACTCcacaaaatcataaataaaaaaaaataaaacaaaaaccaaaacaaaaaaaaatcaccgcATTCAAAGATGACTGTGCTCACTTTCTTTATGCTAATCTAAAGCAATGCTCAATCTCATAAAAACTGTATCAACATTTTAACTTTATGCAGAAGTGTCAAGCAATGTCTTTCTGCTCACCAACGAAATAACGCTCaaccaaaagaaaataaaaacaagtgtttCTAATCACGATGATGAAGTTTATTTCAACACTGGGCAGGAACAttcataaaaagttataaaacaaTGTGTTTCTAATCAATCGTGACGAAGTTTATTTTCAACACTGTAAATCACAAACAGTATAAGCCCTTGGTTTTGAGAATGTGATGAATAACAGACAGCATCTTTTTGTGCTTCAGTGTGGTATGCTCTTAATGTTGTATTTCGTTATTGTTTGTTTGGGCTGTTTGATATTGCTAAAGGATATTTCTCttgtgtattgtgtatttgtGCTGTGGTATCAGTTAATGTTTCGTAATGTTCTCTTGATAAGGATTCTTGTGTATTGTGGGTAATTATAGAACACACTGTGTCGTGGATGTGCAGTATTTACGAAAAATCTCCCCCCTACTCTGGTTTTACAACCAATAAAGGGGGCGCGGCCGTGGATGCTGCGGCTTTTTAGAggatatctgtaattacttttaaaataatcagcacatatcaaaataaacatattCTTAATAATGACTATcatctgtaattaaaataatgattaacactcacaaataacaataaattcaTTCAAACAGTTCCTCACATTTTTAAAGCTCTTATCACTGACTAAACTAGTGTTTTCACGTTAAGCTACAACtccacaaaacattttaaatatatgttaccTGATTACATTATTATTCTTTGAGACATGTTTGTTTCAACACATCCGTGTGTGAGAGACTTGTGTTCTTACAGGAAGCTGTTGTGAGATGAGTTTCTGCTTCCTGTCTCTGAGGACGAAGCTGTTGTGAGATGAGTTTCTGCTGTGAGGCAGGGGTTTCTGCTTCAGAGCTGCGGGAGGGTCCCGGAGAAGCAGGGAGTGACCTCTGACCTGACGGAAGCTCTCTCGGAGACCGGTTCTCTGCTGGTCATGCTTCCATCAGAGTGATCAGAGCCGTGTGTGAAACAAAAAAGGTGTGAAGGGAGTTTGTGTAGTCAGTTCATGTGGAGTCATCTGATCTCAGGTCAGACGGTTTGCTGTTAGTTTCTGATCAGCGTTTAATGCTCCAGTAAGACGAGTCGAGATTTTCTCCTGTGCTAAGCTGCGGCTGAGCTGTAAGTTTTAATAAACCCACACGTGTTGAAATAAATGAGGTTTCTATGTGAACGTCAGTAATGTGAAGCATGTCGTGTTGTTAATGGTTGAGCTGTGTGTGATTCCGGCACGGATCTGGAGAtattaatgttgtgtgtgtgtgtgtgtggaaaaatgACTGGTTTATTATGGTGCGAACGGTTCAAAGTGCAGGTGTCCGTCTGTGGAGTCCTGGATCAGATCCTGCAGCGTTCAGCAGGAGACGTCTGCTGCTGGGGgggtttattaatataataaaagagTTGTGGACTCAGCCTGTGTTGTGGAGTATTTTAGAAGTCAGAGTCACAGCTCACCACCGGTGCTGCTGGATCTGGTGTGTGGAGCCCCAGAGGGAGCGTCTGGATCTTCACGTCTGTGCTTCTCTCGTCTCTGATCCGCTCTGCGGCTTGTCACAGCTCACGACCGGACGACCGTCACGCAACCGCGCTTCTGTGACCAGGCTGGGGTTCGTACCCAGGCTCCTTCCGTTCAGGGAGGATCACTCAGACCACTG comes from the Cyprinus carpio isolate SPL01 chromosome B4, ASM1834038v1, whole genome shotgun sequence genome and includes:
- the echdc3 gene encoding enoyl-CoA hydratase domain-containing protein 3, mitochondrial; the protein is MISGGLYKASYLLKCSGASWRILRRKMSAASSSLTLREQQDGIRRIVLNNPEKRNALSLPMLESLRENLRTDSLSDDLRVIIISARGPVFSAGHDLKELTAARGRDYHSRVFQTCSEVMTLIQDIPVPVIAMVNGVATAAGCQLVASCDIAIATDKSTFATPGVNVGLFCSTPGVALGRAVPRKVAMLMLLTGRPVSAQDALLHGLVSKVVPEEQLEQETLAVARRVCESSRPVVALGKAVFHRQVTLGRDAAYASAAAAMLENLTLRDGQEGIRAFLEKRKPVWSNTDAVDTNTH